One Onychostoma macrolepis isolate SWU-2019 chromosome 15, ASM1243209v1, whole genome shotgun sequence DNA segment encodes these proteins:
- the si:ch1073-145m9.1 gene encoding uncharacterized protein si:ch1073-145m9.1 isoform X1 translates to MGFHVFFYVPNVIGYIRILLVLIAWILYSDPGNFVPLYMLSIILDGVDGWVARRLQQTSRFGAWLDVVIDNVGRGMLWNMLYDWGWLVSSVEWCVFVCNHNARGAQWKNSFTESPVWVQAVMAKGFKTPLGILTIAGLHVLPMWLYGYQYEVLSQTLFAPNWLQVLGILVLTAGRLLGFAVEMWCIVTHLRFLLDEEEEKKS, encoded by the exons ATGGGATTTCATGTCTTTTTCTATGTACCCAATGTAATTG gttATATCCGGATTCTTCTTGTTCTCATTGCCTGGATTCTGTATAGTGACCCAGGGAATTTTGTACCCTTGTATATGTTATCAATTATATTGGATG GGGTGGATGGCTGGGTGGCCCGTCGGCTGCAGCAGACCTCCAGGTTCGGAGCGTGGTTGGATGTGGTCATTGACAATGTAGGACGTGGCATGCTCTGGAACATGCTTTATGAT TGGGGCTGGCTGGTGTCTTCAGTGGAGtggtgtgtatttgtgtgcaaCCACAATGCCAGAGGTGCCCAATGGAAGAACTCGTTCACAGAGAGCCCGGTTTGGGTGCAGGCAGTGATGGCAAAAG GCTTCAAGACTCCTTTGGGCATTCTGACAATAGCAGGGCTCCATGTTTTACCCATGTGGCTGTATGGCTATCAGTACGAGGTGCTGTCGCAGACTCTCTTTGCCCCAAACTGGTTACAGGTTCTGGGGATTCTGGTGCTGACAGCAGGACGCTTACTGGGCTTTGCAGTTGAG ATGTGGTGCATCGTAACCCATTTGAGATTCTTATTGGATGAAGAGGAAGAAAAGAAGAGCTAG
- the si:ch1073-145m9.1 gene encoding uncharacterized protein si:ch1073-145m9.1 isoform X2, whose product MLSIILDGVDGWVARRLQQTSRFGAWLDVVIDNVGRGMLWNMLYDWGWLVSSVEWCVFVCNHNARGAQWKNSFTESPVWVQAVMAKGFKTPLGILTIAGLHVLPMWLYGYQYEVLSQTLFAPNWLQVLGILVLTAGRLLGFAVEMWCIVTHLRFLLDEEEEKKS is encoded by the exons ATGTTATCAATTATATTGGATG GGGTGGATGGCTGGGTGGCCCGTCGGCTGCAGCAGACCTCCAGGTTCGGAGCGTGGTTGGATGTGGTCATTGACAATGTAGGACGTGGCATGCTCTGGAACATGCTTTATGAT TGGGGCTGGCTGGTGTCTTCAGTGGAGtggtgtgtatttgtgtgcaaCCACAATGCCAGAGGTGCCCAATGGAAGAACTCGTTCACAGAGAGCCCGGTTTGGGTGCAGGCAGTGATGGCAAAAG GCTTCAAGACTCCTTTGGGCATTCTGACAATAGCAGGGCTCCATGTTTTACCCATGTGGCTGTATGGCTATCAGTACGAGGTGCTGTCGCAGACTCTCTTTGCCCCAAACTGGTTACAGGTTCTGGGGATTCTGGTGCTGACAGCAGGACGCTTACTGGGCTTTGCAGTTGAG ATGTGGTGCATCGTAACCCATTTGAGATTCTTATTGGATGAAGAGGAAGAAAAGAAGAGCTAG
- the appbp2 gene encoding amyloid protein-binding protein 2, translating to MAAVELEWIPETLYNTAISAVVDNYGRSRRDIRSLPENIQFDVYYKLYQQGRLCQLGGEFCELEVFAKVLRASDKRHLLHHCFQALMDHGVKVASVLANSFSRRCSYIAESDAHVKEKAIQFGFVLGGFLSDAGWYGDAEKVFLSCLQLCTLHDEVLHWYRAVECCVRLLHVRNGNCKYHLGEETFKLAQSYMDKLAKHGHQANKAALYGELCALLFAKSHYDEAYRWCIEAMREITVGLPVKVVVDVLRQASKACVVKREFRKAEQLIKHAVFLAREHFGHKHPKYSDTLLDYGFYLLNVDNICQSVAIYQTALDIRQSVFGGKNIHVATAHEDLAYSSYVHQYSSGKFDNALFHAERAIDIITHILPEDHLLLASSKRVKALILEEIAIDCHNKETEERLLQEAHDLHLSSLQLAKKAFGEFNVQTAKHYGNLGRLYQSMRKFKEAEEMHIKAIQIKEQLLGQEDYEVALSVGHLASLYNYDMNQYDDAERLYLRSIAIGKKLFGEGYSGLEYDYRGLIKLYNSVGNYEKVFEYHNILSNWNRLRDRQFAVADALEDVNTSPQATEQVVQSFLLSQSHGAGRPCLG from the exons ATGGCCGCGGTGGAGCTGGAATGGATCCCTGAGACCCTGTACAACACCGCTATCTCAGCCGTGGTCGACAACTACGGCCGATCGCGACGGGACATCCGCTCTCTGcctgaaaatatacagtttgaTGTGTACTACAAG CTTTACCAGCAAGGCCGGCTCTGCCAGCTGGGAGGGGAGTTCTGTGAGCTGGAGGTCTTCGCTAAAGTCCTCAGGGCCTCTGACAAAAG GCACCTCCTACACCACTGCTTCCAGGCTCTGATGGACCACGGTGTAAAGGTCGCTTCAGTCCTGGCCAACTCTTTCAGTCGCCGATGTTCATACATCGCAGAGTCAGATGCGCATGTGAAAGAGAAAGCTATACAGTTTGGCTTTGTTTTAG GTGGCTTTTTATCAGATGCCGGCTGGTATGGAGATGCAGAGAAAGTCTTTCTGTCTTGTCTCCAGCTGTGCACATTACACGATGAGGTTCTTCACTGGTATCGTGCAGTGGAGTGTTGTGTGAG GTTACTTCATGTGCGTAATGGCAACTGCAAATACCACCTGGGAGAAGAAACTTTCAAACTGGCCCAGTCTTACATGGACAAACTAGCCAAACATGGCCATCAGGCTAATAAGGCTGCCCTGTATGGAGAACTGTGTGCCCTACTCTTTGCCAAAAGCCACTATGATGAG GCTTATAGGTGGTGTATAGAGGCTATGAGGGAGATCACAGTTGGCTTACCTGTGAAAGTAGTAGTTGATGTTCTCAGACAAGCCTCTAAG GCATGTGTTGTTAAGCGGGAGTTTAGGAAAGCTGAACAACTGATAAAACATGCAGTCTTCTTGGCGCG GGAACATTTTGGGCACAAGCACCCAAAATACTCAGATACACTACTAGATTATGGATTTTATCTATTAAATGTGGATAATATCTGTCAATCAGTGGCCATTTACCAG actgcacTAGATATTCGGCAGTCAGTGTTTGGAGGAAAGAATATTCATGTTGCAACTGCACATGAGGACCTGGCGTATTCGTCCTACGTCCATCAGTACAGCTCTGGTAAATTCGACAATGCACT ATTCCACGCAGAACGTGCCATAGACATCATAACTCACATTCTCCCTGAAGACCATCTGCTGCTGGCCTCGTCCAAGAGGGTGAAAG CCCTTATTCTGGAGGAGATCGCCATTGATTGCCATAACAAAGAAACGGAGGAACGCCTCCTGCAGGAGGCCCATGATCTGCACCTCTCCTCCCTGCAGTTGGCCAAAAAAGCTTTCGGAGAGTTCAACGTTCAGACGGCAAAACACTACGGGAACCTGGGCCGCCTCTACCAATCCATGCGCAAATTCAAG GAGGCAGAGGAGATGCACATCAAGGCCATTCAGATCAAGGAGCAGCTGTTGGGACAGGAGGACTATGAGGTGGCTCTGTCAGTGGGACACTTGGCCTCGCTCTACAACTACGACATGAATCAGTACGATGACGCAGAGCGTCTGTACTTGCGTTCCATCGCTATTG GCAAGAAGCTGTTTGGGGAGGGTTACAGTGGACTGGAATATGACTACAGAGGCCTGATAAAACTGTACAACTCAGTTGGAAACTACGAGAAGGTCTTTGAGTACCACAATATTCTGTCCAACTGGAACCGTTTAAGGGACAGGCAGTTTGCGGTAGCCGATGCGCTGGAGGATGTCAACACGAGCCCCCAGGCCACAGAGCAGGTGGTGCAGTCTTTCCTGCTTTCCCAGAGCCACGGAGCCGGGCGTCCCTGCTTGGGCTAA
- the LOC131520888 gene encoding unconventional myosin-XVIIIa-like → MFNLMKKDKEKDGVRKEKKDKRDRRERMSAAELRSLDEMSMRRGFFNLNRSSKRDSKNKLEISNPIPIKVASSTELNLTDIESDGLSNRSSMVLDADQLSAASSSDDLKADYGQDGHRSSVKERAARFGSLAMQNSQMGSIMKRFSFSQRNKEESPSEGSTPSGQNSAAPSPQVETKIFDPQRKPSLQHHQQQPPTGKKVQIPEIVDKTFPADLRLPAVVPPQTPEVRELVLQRRNTGDFGFSLRRTTMLDRGTDGGVYRRVVHFAEPGAGTKDLALGLVPGDRLVEINGRNVENKNRDEIVEMIRQSGDTVRLKVQPILELSELSRCWLRNTEGLRREAFDEADSFPG, encoded by the exons ATGTTCAACTTGATGAAAAAAGACAAGGAGAAGGATGGCGTCAGGAAGGAGAAAAAAGACAAGAGAGACCGGAGGGAACGGATGTCAGCAGCTGAGCTCCGAAGCCTGGATGAAATGAGCATGAGACGGGGTTTCTTCAACCTCAATCGGAGCTCCAAACGGGACTCCAAGAACAAGTTGGAGATCTCAAACCCGATACCTATTAAAGTCGCCAGCAGCACTGAGCTCAACCTGACCGACATAGAGTCGGATGGCCTTAGTAACCGCAGCAGCATGGTCCTGGATGCAGATCAGCTCAGCGCGGCCAGTTCCAGCGATGATCTGAAGGCCGATTACGGCCAAGATGGCCACCGGAGCTCTGTCAAGGAGCGGGCGGCTAGGTTCGGCTCTCTCGCCATGCAGAACTCGCAAATGGGTTCCATCATGAAGCGTTTCTCCTTTTCTCAGAGGAATAAAGAAGAAAGTCCATCCGAAGGTTCCACACCTTCTGGGCAGAACTCGGCTGCCCCGTCTCCACAGGTAGAAACCAAGATCTTTGACCCCCAACGTAAGCCAAGTCTTCAACATCATCAGCAACAGCCTCCTACTGGAAAAAAGGTGCAGATTCCTGAGATTGTGGATAAGACGTTTCCAGCAGATCTCCGTTTGCCTGCTGTCGTGCCACCGCAGACGCCTGAAGTTCGGGAGCTGGTTCTTCAGAGGCGGAACACTGGGGATTTTGGGTTCTCCTTGCGGCGCACCACCATGTTGGACCGTGGCACTGATGGAGGGGTATATCGCCGAGTGGTCCACTTTGCCGAACCAGGTGCTGGTACCAAGGACCTGGCTCTTGGTTTGGTTCCTGGAGACCGGCTGGTGGAGATCAACGGGAGAAATGTGGAGAACAAGAACAGGGATGAGATCGTGGAGATGATTCGGCAATCAGGTGACACGGTTCGGCTGAAGGTTCAGCCCATTCTGGAGCTAAGCGAGCTGAGCCGATGCTGGCTGAGGAACACCGAAGGGCTGCGGCGGGAAGCATTTGAC GAAGCGGATTCCTTTCCAGGATGA